In one window of Rhodothermus sp. DNA:
- a CDS encoding FecR domain-containing protein, producing MNGRLPAELPRELEAALQERGPEERRQIQALWVRLGALEPSVEKKVPSTDAAWEALAARLAATARPARPPRRTFRRRWPVLIGLVLGMIGTYALLRTRTLTVPPGTIQTITLDGTTITLRAGSQLRYAPVLPGRRLWRVRLIGEALFEVVPGHSLRVETAQAHVEVLGTRFNVRAWPEAHETRVTLLEGRVQIRPRGISRQLLVLERPGQSVRINREGVATPERSVPEQVLAWRQGGFVVIDEPVGVVLRELERTFALRIEVAGPLPLDRRVTVLYQQPTSPEAILQDLCLTLPCYYRRISRGFVVEAAPSAGH from the coding sequence ATGAACGGACGTCTGCCTGCTGAATTGCCCCGGGAGCTGGAGGCGGCCCTGCAGGAACGAGGCCCGGAAGAGCGCCGCCAGATTCAAGCGCTCTGGGTGCGTCTGGGAGCCCTGGAGCCGTCCGTTGAAAAAAAGGTTCCGTCCACGGATGCCGCCTGGGAAGCACTGGCCGCTCGGCTGGCTGCGACGGCACGGCCGGCCCGGCCACCGCGCCGGACATTTCGCCGTCGCTGGCCGGTGCTGATAGGGCTGGTGCTGGGAATGATCGGTACCTATGCCTTGCTCCGGACGCGTACGCTGACCGTACCGCCGGGTACTATCCAGACCATCACTCTGGATGGTACGACCATCACACTGCGCGCCGGTTCGCAGCTGCGCTACGCGCCTGTGCTCCCTGGAAGGCGGCTCTGGCGCGTTCGGCTGATAGGCGAAGCCCTGTTCGAGGTAGTACCGGGCCATTCGCTGCGGGTCGAGACCGCCCAGGCCCACGTAGAGGTCCTGGGCACGCGCTTCAATGTACGCGCCTGGCCGGAAGCCCATGAGACCCGCGTCACCCTGCTGGAAGGACGGGTACAGATACGACCGCGGGGGATCTCCCGACAATTGCTGGTGCTGGAAAGACCCGGACAAAGTGTGCGCATTAATAGGGAAGGCGTTGCTACGCCGGAGCGCTCGGTGCCCGAACAGGTGCTGGCCTGGCGTCAGGGCGGATTTGTTGTGATAGACGAGCCCGTAGGGGTCGTGCTGCGTGAACTGGAACGGACCTTTGCCCTTCGCATCGAAGTAGCAGGTCCGCTGCCACTCGACCGGCGCGTGACCGTCCTGTACCAGCAACCGACCTCCCCTGAAGCGATCCTTCAAGATCTCTGTCTGACCTTACCATGCTACTACCGCCGTATCAGTCGAGGTTTTGTGGTCGAAGCCGCGCCTTCGGCCGGGCACTGA
- a CDS encoding ion transporter has protein sequence MNQLVRRRHPLRDRLHEIIFESDTPAGKAFDVVLIVVILLSVGAVMLESVEGVRLRWGAVLRAAEWGFTILFTIEYGLRLYSVDRPLRYARSFFGMVDLLAVLPTYLSVLLPGAQYLLVIRLLRVLRVFRVLKLVAYLNEASLLMQALRASRRKITVFVFTVLTLVVILGSLMYLIEGPANGFTSIPRSVYWAIVTLTTVGYGDIAPQTPLGQALAAIIMIIGYGIIAVPTGIVTVELSRVERRVSGQACPGCGAEGHDPDARYCKYCGYRL, from the coding sequence ATGAACCAACTGGTGCGGCGCCGCCACCCACTACGCGATCGGCTACATGAGATCATTTTCGAGTCGGATACGCCGGCCGGCAAGGCGTTCGACGTCGTGCTCATTGTGGTCATTCTGCTGAGCGTAGGGGCGGTGATGCTGGAGAGCGTTGAGGGGGTCCGGCTGCGCTGGGGAGCCGTGTTGCGTGCAGCAGAATGGGGCTTTACGATCCTGTTCACCATCGAATATGGATTGCGCCTGTACAGCGTCGATCGGCCGTTGCGCTACGCGCGCAGCTTTTTCGGCATGGTGGACCTGCTGGCCGTATTGCCCACCTACCTGAGCGTGCTGTTGCCTGGGGCCCAGTATCTGCTGGTGATTCGTCTGCTTCGTGTGCTGCGTGTGTTTCGAGTGCTGAAGCTTGTAGCCTATCTCAATGAGGCATCTTTACTGATGCAGGCGTTACGAGCCAGTCGCCGCAAGATCACCGTGTTCGTGTTCACGGTGCTGACGCTGGTGGTCATCCTGGGATCGCTCATGTATCTGATCGAGGGGCCTGCCAACGGTTTTACCAGCATTCCCCGCAGTGTGTACTGGGCCATCGTGACGCTCACCACTGTCGGCTACGGCGACATTGCCCCTCAGACGCCTCTGGGGCAGGCACTGGCCGCGATCATCATGATAATTGGCTACGGTATCATTGCTGTGCCCACCGGCATCGTGACGGTAGAGCTCTCGCGTGTCGAGCGGCGCGTGTCCGGACAGGCCTGTCCGGGATGCGGGGCCGAAGGGCATGATCCGGATGCTCGATACTGCAAGTACTGTGGCTACCGGTTATGA
- a CDS encoding uracil-DNA glycosylase: MSKALSKPFQAIWSAFEAQLFPAPSTDRLFNPYRDGNPELDRPEAPIIRRRNLWRYLAAYETPPPVLLLAEAPGPWGCRFSGVPLTSESQLLDPDFPLEGEASGRSKRPHREYSARIYWRVMRPYFPHFFTWSAVPLHPHRPGAPLSIRTPTQRELRAWMPLVAAIVEVLQPEQVIAVGRKAEFVLQSLGIACTYVRHPSQGGARQFEAGVRALLGSLSSPDRGTFTRADL; this comes from the coding sequence ATGAGCAAGGCGTTGAGTAAACCATTTCAGGCGATCTGGTCGGCGTTCGAGGCGCAGCTGTTCCCGGCGCCATCGACGGATCGCTTGTTCAACCCGTACCGTGATGGAAACCCTGAGCTGGACCGTCCGGAGGCGCCGATTATCCGGCGACGCAACCTGTGGCGCTATCTGGCCGCTTACGAGACACCTCCTCCGGTTCTGCTACTGGCCGAAGCGCCCGGTCCCTGGGGTTGCCGGTTTTCGGGGGTGCCGTTGACCAGCGAATCCCAGCTCCTGGATCCTGACTTTCCATTGGAGGGCGAAGCTTCGGGTCGGTCCAAGCGTCCGCATCGCGAGTACAGCGCCCGCATCTACTGGCGCGTGATGCGTCCATACTTCCCGCATTTCTTTACCTGGAGTGCGGTACCCCTGCATCCCCATCGGCCCGGCGCCCCCCTTTCTATTCGCACGCCCACTCAGCGTGAGCTGCGTGCATGGATGCCATTGGTGGCGGCCATTGTCGAAGTCTTGCAACCCGAACAGGTGATCGCCGTTGGTCGGAAAGCCGAGTTTGTATTGCAGTCGCTGGGCATTGCCTGCACGTACGTTCGGCATCCCTCGCAGGGTGGTGCTCGTCAGTTTGAAGCCGGCGTGCGCGCCCTGCTGGGATCGCTGTCTTCACCAGATCGTGGCACTTTTACGAGGGCGGATTTGTAG
- a CDS encoding AAA family ATPase gives MGEAAATYRVRDGRAWLWAIPPQHYASFLQTGTFAVHRVGRAVLYRLRPGDRIFAYLSGSKVLVGLFEVTGEPFEDHTPLVPGIAYPHRVRVRPLVVLPEEAWVPFEAFSDKLEVVRNYPTFRSVVQQVLHPLPRVDEKVLEFLIRARAADLERAMSALEELRRLQTERATSTVREKPLRYRTEPFDRAAALEALFAYLEQRGFVYAPWIVAAYVTALRTKPLVILAGPTGTGKSKLPLLVAEATGGEARLMPVRPDWADSTELLGYVDLQGHFRPGVLLRLLQNAEQQRDRFFVGVLDELNLARPEQYLAEVLSRIEDRRPLSEGGWTTEPLLQLALAPADRGWTRVAWPANFALVGTVNVDETTHGFSRKVIDRAFTLELTEIDLAAMPAATTAPDSALWPVTAWWPRALRLSELSALSEAAQQRLHRVLETLQILNRWLQPAGFPVAYRTRDEIALFVLHATETPDAFRTRAGELIDPLDLALWMKVLPRLQGSSPTLRRALRALLGWTVTGTPAEHEGELRTLLNTWTAAGYPDRWPDAAFPLTAARLAHMWLRLESEGFVSFWE, from the coding sequence ATGGGAGAAGCTGCTGCCACATACCGCGTTCGCGACGGCCGCGCCTGGCTCTGGGCTATTCCGCCTCAGCACTATGCGTCTTTTCTGCAGACCGGCACGTTTGCCGTGCACCGGGTGGGACGGGCGGTGCTGTACCGCCTGCGTCCGGGTGACCGTATCTTCGCCTATCTATCGGGTTCTAAAGTGCTGGTGGGCCTGTTCGAGGTGACGGGCGAACCTTTCGAAGATCATACTCCGCTGGTGCCGGGCATTGCCTATCCGCATCGGGTGCGTGTGCGACCACTGGTGGTGCTTCCTGAAGAGGCCTGGGTCCCGTTTGAGGCCTTTTCCGACAAGCTGGAGGTCGTGCGCAATTACCCCACGTTTCGGTCCGTTGTACAGCAGGTGCTGCATCCACTGCCACGCGTGGACGAAAAGGTGCTGGAGTTTCTGATCCGGGCACGGGCAGCAGATCTGGAGCGGGCTATGTCGGCCCTTGAAGAATTACGTCGGCTGCAGACTGAACGGGCGACATCGACCGTTCGCGAAAAACCTCTTCGCTACCGAACCGAACCCTTCGATCGGGCCGCCGCACTCGAAGCACTCTTTGCCTATCTGGAGCAGCGAGGCTTTGTCTATGCCCCGTGGATCGTGGCGGCCTACGTAACCGCTCTGCGTACCAAGCCGCTGGTCATTCTGGCCGGTCCAACGGGCACGGGGAAGTCAAAGCTTCCGCTCCTGGTCGCCGAGGCAACCGGTGGTGAAGCCCGGCTGATGCCCGTGCGCCCGGACTGGGCCGACAGCACGGAACTGCTGGGGTACGTGGACCTGCAGGGACACTTCCGACCCGGCGTGCTGCTTCGCCTTCTGCAGAACGCCGAGCAGCAACGCGACCGGTTCTTTGTGGGCGTACTGGACGAGCTTAACCTGGCCCGTCCTGAGCAGTACCTGGCCGAAGTGCTCAGCCGCATCGAAGACCGTCGGCCGTTGTCCGAAGGAGGCTGGACGACCGAACCGCTCCTGCAACTGGCGCTGGCACCCGCCGACCGGGGATGGACTCGGGTGGCCTGGCCTGCTAATTTCGCCCTGGTGGGCACGGTGAACGTGGACGAAACCACACATGGCTTCAGCCGCAAGGTAATCGACCGGGCCTTCACGCTGGAACTGACAGAAATCGACCTCGCAGCCATGCCTGCTGCAACGACAGCGCCTGATTCGGCGCTTTGGCCGGTAACCGCCTGGTGGCCCCGGGCTCTTCGCCTGTCCGAACTGTCAGCGCTTTCGGAAGCAGCCCAGCAACGGCTGCACCGCGTGCTGGAAACCCTCCAGATACTTAACCGATGGCTGCAGCCAGCCGGTTTTCCCGTAGCGTACCGAACCCGCGACGAAATTGCGCTTTTCGTGCTACATGCCACCGAAACGCCCGACGCGTTCCGAACGCGCGCTGGTGAACTGATCGATCCGCTGGACCTGGCGCTCTGGATGAAAGTGCTGCCCCGACTTCAGGGCAGCTCGCCCACCCTGCGCCGGGCCCTCCGCGCCCTGCTGGGCTGGACCGTTACCGGCACTCCAGCCGAACATGAGGGGGAGCTGCGAACGCTACTCAATACGTGGACTGCTGCCGGCTACCCGGACCGCTGGCCAGACGCCGCCTTTCCTCTGACAGCCGCCCGCCTGGCGCACATGTGGCTTCGCCTCGAAAGCGAAGGCTTCGTTTCATTCTGGGAATAA
- a CDS encoding DUF2357 domain-containing protein codes for MRYFTVETDRVRLIWEGPSRLTCHPPLIIAVRTFDADEPFTLYSHPRAPGLTEQTRYRLLLKSLDDRPVALRHANPVLLRDLHALEDGRLWHGSVHFGTYAGRTTFIVWYDGRPYLRLELELFPTRLAYRSDYEAMLADLEVWTLEPALRFGSGIRQHGRTRAGLPDQTPGWIARLTAVIDTLEVAFQHILQRPLTDIQPQRGWQPLEAVRHPDAMLRRAVQTGSGQGPEVRLAGRRIRRLHRALRPVVTTDTPEQQWLAWQLAHTLRQVQRLIERLSRPDAFAQARRKALVRLAARLEALLQRLPPATHQPLPPPPTQRLLRAEGYRQAYRLFRLLRQRLSLPDGFLSFEVGQVHTLYEFWCYLTLVRLLSQATGRSFPLHRLFTLSDDGLQLRPIRGRRLDFPLPDGSRIRLIYNPRWGARSLLVPQQPDLLLSLFRPGQPPVHYVLDAKYRLDTSPGYVRRYGVPGPPMEALNDLHRYRDALSSYFTRRDSGTVAQALALYPYRDGEAGCFAESRLARALSEDGVGALPLLPGATEYLEAWLQKITA; via the coding sequence ATGCGCTACTTCACCGTCGAAACCGACCGCGTGCGGCTGATCTGGGAAGGACCGTCCCGCCTCACCTGCCATCCACCACTGATCATTGCGGTCCGAACGTTCGACGCCGACGAACCGTTCACGCTATACAGCCATCCTCGCGCCCCCGGTCTGACCGAGCAGACGCGCTACCGGCTGCTGCTGAAAAGCCTTGATGACCGTCCCGTAGCCCTGCGCCATGCCAATCCAGTACTGCTGCGGGATCTACACGCGCTTGAAGACGGCCGACTCTGGCATGGCTCGGTGCATTTCGGGACCTATGCCGGTCGCACCACCTTTATCGTGTGGTACGATGGCCGCCCGTATCTTCGGCTGGAACTGGAGCTCTTTCCCACGCGCCTGGCGTATCGGTCCGACTATGAAGCCATGCTGGCCGATCTGGAAGTATGGACCCTTGAGCCAGCGCTGCGTTTCGGATCCGGCATCCGGCAACACGGCCGAACACGTGCTGGCCTGCCCGATCAGACACCCGGATGGATCGCGCGGCTGACAGCCGTAATCGACACCCTGGAAGTGGCTTTTCAGCACATCCTACAACGACCCCTGACTGACATACAGCCGCAGCGCGGCTGGCAACCTCTGGAGGCGGTACGCCATCCGGATGCTATGCTGCGGCGGGCCGTGCAGACCGGTAGCGGCCAGGGACCGGAAGTTCGCCTGGCAGGACGCCGCATCCGTCGTCTCCACCGGGCTCTCCGCCCTGTGGTAACCACCGACACGCCAGAGCAGCAGTGGCTGGCCTGGCAGCTTGCCCATACGCTTCGACAGGTGCAACGGCTGATTGAGCGGCTATCACGTCCGGACGCCTTCGCGCAGGCCCGCCGCAAGGCGCTTGTCAGACTGGCCGCTCGCTTGGAAGCGTTGCTACAACGCCTGCCTCCAGCCACGCACCAGCCACTTCCTCCACCCCCCACGCAGCGCCTGCTTCGCGCCGAAGGGTACCGCCAGGCCTACCGCCTCTTCCGATTGCTACGCCAACGTCTATCGTTGCCCGATGGCTTCCTGTCGTTCGAAGTCGGACAGGTGCACACGCTCTATGAATTCTGGTGCTACCTGACGCTGGTCCGGTTATTGAGCCAGGCAACCGGTCGGTCGTTTCCCCTGCACCGATTGTTTACGCTGTCAGACGATGGATTACAGCTCCGGCCGATTCGGGGCCGCCGCCTGGACTTCCCCCTGCCAGATGGTAGTCGAATCCGCCTGATCTATAACCCGCGCTGGGGCGCCCGCTCCCTGCTTGTTCCCCAGCAACCCGACCTGCTGCTATCCCTCTTTCGGCCCGGCCAGCCCCCTGTCCATTATGTGCTTGATGCAAAGTACCGGCTCGACACTTCGCCGGGCTATGTGCGCCGCTATGGCGTGCCCGGTCCACCAATGGAGGCCCTGAACGACCTGCACCGCTACCGCGACGCGCTTTCGAGCTACTTTACTCGCCGCGACAGTGGTACAGTGGCTCAGGCGCTGGCACTCTACCCGTACCGCGACGGAGAGGCCGGCTGCTTCGCCGAAAGCCGTCTGGCCCGCGCCCTTTCCGAAGACGGCGTCGGTGCGCTTCCGCTTCTGCCCGGCGCTACGGAATACCTGGAAGCCTGGCTGCAAAAAATCACGGCATAG
- the uvrB gene encoding excinuclease ABC subunit UvrB has protein sequence MKGVTEDQKFMLVAPFEPTGDQPRAIAELTEGLLRGDKYQTLLGATGTGKTFTLAHVIQNVQRPTLVMSPNKTLAAQLYGEFKQFFPHNAVEFFISYYDYYQPEAYIPATDTYIEKDLAINERIDRLRLRATSALVSGRRDVIVVASVSCIYGIGSPDEYREQIVPIHVGQQIERNELLRQLVNIYYTRNDVEFKPGTFRVRGDVVDIFPAYAEASAFRIEFWGDEIDRIARLDPVTGELGAEETAIIIYPAKIFVTPRDRLERAIAAIEEELRWRLAVLRAEGKLLEAQRLEQRTRFDIEMLREVGYCSGIENYSRHLSGRAPGERPYCLFDYFPDDYLLIIDESHVTIPQVRAMYNGDRARKLTLVEHGFRLPSALDNRPLTFEEFEALHNQVIFVSATPGDYELEKCGGVVVEQIIRPTGIPDPEVEVRPTEGQIDDLLEEIRQVVARGERALVTTLTKRMAEDLAEYLDRFGVRVRYLHSEIDALERVDLLRGLRLGDFDVLVGVNLLREGLDLPEVSLVAILDADKEGFLRSERSLIQTAGRAARNANGKILLYADKITEAMQRMIDETNRRRAIQLDYNRKHGITPRTVYKSREEILKSTIVAEEKHRPLVDSPRYEEPEVPPIVADPVLKELSPEQKRELIEQLRREMLEAAENLEFERAAELRDTLLALERELSAHPSGAG, from the coding sequence ATGAAGGGCGTGACCGAAGATCAGAAGTTTATGCTGGTGGCCCCGTTCGAGCCAACCGGCGACCAACCCCGGGCCATTGCGGAGCTAACCGAAGGCCTTCTGCGCGGCGACAAGTACCAGACGCTGCTCGGGGCGACCGGTACGGGAAAGACATTCACGCTGGCGCACGTGATTCAAAACGTGCAGCGGCCCACCCTGGTCATGAGCCCCAACAAGACACTGGCAGCTCAGCTCTATGGAGAGTTCAAGCAGTTTTTCCCTCATAACGCTGTCGAGTTCTTCATCTCTTACTACGACTACTATCAACCTGAAGCGTACATCCCGGCCACCGATACTTACATTGAAAAAGATCTGGCCATTAACGAGCGCATCGACCGGTTGCGCCTGCGGGCTACCAGCGCGCTCGTCTCGGGCCGACGCGACGTAATCGTCGTGGCGTCGGTCTCCTGCATCTACGGGATCGGCTCGCCCGACGAGTACCGCGAGCAGATCGTCCCGATACACGTCGGCCAGCAGATTGAACGTAACGAGCTGCTCCGACAGCTGGTTAACATCTACTACACCCGAAATGATGTAGAATTCAAGCCGGGCACCTTCCGCGTGCGCGGAGATGTGGTGGACATCTTCCCGGCCTATGCCGAAGCGAGCGCTTTCCGTATCGAGTTCTGGGGCGATGAAATCGATCGGATTGCGCGCTTGGATCCGGTAACCGGTGAGCTGGGCGCTGAAGAGACGGCCATTATAATTTATCCGGCGAAGATTTTCGTAACGCCCCGTGATCGGCTGGAGCGTGCCATTGCGGCGATCGAAGAAGAGCTACGCTGGCGACTGGCCGTACTGCGGGCCGAGGGGAAGCTGCTCGAAGCGCAGCGATTGGAGCAGCGCACGCGCTTCGACATCGAAATGCTACGGGAAGTCGGGTATTGTTCGGGCATTGAGAACTACAGCCGCCACCTGTCGGGGCGGGCCCCCGGCGAGCGGCCGTACTGTCTGTTCGACTATTTCCCGGACGATTACCTGCTTATCATTGACGAGAGTCACGTCACGATTCCGCAGGTACGGGCCATGTACAATGGCGACCGTGCCCGAAAGCTGACGCTCGTCGAGCATGGCTTTCGGCTACCTTCAGCACTTGACAACCGGCCGTTAACCTTTGAAGAATTTGAGGCCCTGCATAACCAGGTGATCTTTGTAAGCGCCACGCCCGGTGACTACGAGCTGGAAAAGTGTGGTGGTGTGGTCGTCGAACAGATTATCCGTCCCACCGGCATTCCCGATCCGGAGGTCGAAGTGCGGCCCACCGAAGGACAGATCGATGATCTGCTCGAAGAGATCCGCCAGGTAGTGGCACGCGGCGAACGGGCGCTGGTGACCACGCTTACCAAGCGAATGGCCGAGGACCTGGCCGAATATCTTGATCGCTTTGGGGTACGGGTGCGCTATCTGCACTCGGAAATCGACGCGCTTGAACGGGTAGACCTGCTACGGGGTCTGCGGCTGGGCGACTTCGACGTGCTGGTGGGGGTTAACCTGCTACGCGAAGGGCTGGACCTGCCCGAAGTGTCGCTGGTGGCCATTCTGGATGCCGATAAAGAAGGATTTCTGCGTTCGGAACGCTCGCTCATTCAGACAGCCGGACGAGCAGCCCGTAATGCGAATGGCAAGATTCTGTTGTACGCCGACAAGATCACCGAGGCCATGCAGCGCATGATCGACGAGACGAACCGCCGCCGTGCCATTCAGCTCGACTATAATCGCAAGCACGGGATCACTCCCCGTACCGTGTACAAATCGCGTGAAGAGATCCTGAAAAGTACCATTGTTGCTGAAGAAAAGCATCGGCCGCTGGTGGATTCGCCGCGCTACGAGGAGCCTGAGGTGCCGCCAATTGTGGCTGATCCAGTACTAAAAGAATTGTCCCCCGAACAAAAGCGCGAACTCATCGAACAGCTTCGACGCGAAATGCTGGAGGCTGCTGAAAACCTGGAGTTTGAGCGAGCCGCCGAGCTACGTGATACGCTTCTGGCACTTGAGCGGGAGCTGAGCGCTCATCCGTCCGGGGCCGGATAG
- a CDS encoding RNA polymerase sigma-70 factor — protein MIHVSGTVQKETLRARRLLVIDDLQTLCQRLRTSDRAALEEVFRRLREPLLRYVCAIVEDATTAHDLVQDVFLDLWLRRTTLNPKQPLRPYLYRMARNRALRYLRDERRRARKRAEHLPRGLLTEPLLPDAHLESRQLETLLARWLEELPERQREVLVLSRWHGLSHREIAHVMGISPRTVNNHMLRALETLRQRLRAFALMP, from the coding sequence GTGATCCACGTCTCGGGTACTGTACAGAAGGAAACGCTACGTGCCCGGAGGCTTTTGGTGATTGACGACCTGCAGACACTCTGCCAGCGGTTGCGCACCTCGGATCGTGCGGCCCTGGAGGAGGTGTTTCGCCGCCTGCGGGAGCCGCTCCTGCGCTATGTCTGTGCTATCGTGGAAGATGCCACGACCGCACACGACCTGGTGCAGGATGTATTTCTGGATCTATGGCTACGGCGGACGACGCTCAATCCGAAGCAACCGCTGCGTCCTTACCTCTACCGTATGGCCCGCAATCGTGCGTTGCGTTACCTGCGGGATGAGCGCCGTCGGGCTCGTAAGCGCGCTGAGCATTTGCCTCGCGGGTTGCTAACCGAGCCGTTGTTGCCAGACGCGCACCTGGAATCCCGTCAGCTGGAAACTTTGCTGGCGCGCTGGCTCGAGGAACTGCCCGAACGCCAGCGTGAGGTGCTGGTGCTCAGCCGCTGGCATGGATTGAGTCATCGCGAAATTGCTCACGTGATGGGGATTTCACCACGAACCGTCAACAACCACATGCTGCGAGCGCTGGAGACGCTGCGTCAGCGGCTTCGGGCGTTCGCCCTGATGCCATGA
- a CDS encoding MmgE/PrpD family protein, whose translation MQKHIVRVYPSKEHLPREEQLAWKLARVGTDEAPIDEEAAAMVINRIIDNAAVAVAALNRRPVASARTQALAHPHPEGATLFGLPSTQRFSCEWAAWANGVAVRELDFHDTFLAADYSHPADNIPPILAVAQQTGRSGADVLRGILAAYEVHISLVKAICLHKHKKDHIAHLAPAATVGIGAMLGLPTEIIYQAVQQAVHVSFQTRQSRKGEISSWKAYAPAFAGKQAVEAIDRAMRGETSPSPIYEGEDSVIAWMLDGPDAVYEVWLPEPGEPRRQILESYTKEHSAEYQAQALIDLAFRMREKIDDFEKIKEIVIYTSHHTHYVIGSGSGDPQKYDPNASRETLDHSIMYIFAVALQDGTWHHERSYAPERARRPDTVRLWRKIRTAEDPEWTARYHHPDPSKKAFGGRVAITFEDGSQLVDEIAVANAHPNGARPFRRPDYIRKFDTLTEAILDRTERDRFLGLVERLPELTPEEVLNLNVVVPRDWLTHAERDRRGIF comes from the coding sequence ATGCAGAAGCATATTGTGCGCGTGTATCCATCGAAGGAGCACTTGCCGCGCGAAGAGCAGCTGGCCTGGAAGCTGGCCCGGGTAGGCACCGACGAAGCGCCTATCGACGAAGAAGCGGCCGCGATGGTCATTAACCGGATCATCGACAACGCAGCCGTGGCCGTGGCGGCGCTGAACCGGCGTCCGGTTGCCAGTGCCCGAACGCAGGCCCTGGCTCACCCTCATCCTGAAGGCGCCACGTTGTTCGGACTGCCTTCCACGCAGCGTTTCAGTTGCGAATGGGCAGCCTGGGCTAACGGGGTGGCCGTACGCGAGCTGGACTTTCACGATACGTTTCTGGCTGCCGACTACTCGCATCCGGCCGACAACATCCCGCCTATTCTGGCCGTGGCGCAGCAGACCGGACGAAGCGGGGCAGATGTCCTCCGGGGTATTCTGGCAGCCTATGAAGTGCACATCAGCCTGGTGAAGGCCATCTGCTTGCACAAGCACAAAAAAGATCACATTGCGCACCTGGCGCCGGCCGCTACGGTAGGGATCGGGGCAATGCTCGGATTGCCCACCGAGATTATCTACCAGGCCGTGCAGCAGGCCGTGCATGTGTCGTTTCAGACGCGCCAGTCGCGCAAAGGCGAGATCTCAAGTTGGAAGGCCTATGCGCCGGCTTTTGCCGGTAAGCAGGCGGTGGAAGCTATCGATCGCGCCATGCGCGGTGAGACATCGCCTTCACCTATCTATGAAGGTGAAGATAGCGTAATCGCCTGGATGCTCGACGGGCCCGATGCCGTCTACGAGGTCTGGTTGCCCGAGCCGGGCGAGCCCCGTCGCCAGATTCTGGAGTCCTACACGAAAGAACATTCGGCCGAATATCAGGCGCAGGCGCTTATCGATCTGGCCTTTCGCATGCGAGAGAAGATCGACGATTTTGAGAAGATCAAAGAGATTGTGATCTATACGAGCCATCACACGCACTATGTGATCGGTTCCGGCTCGGGTGATCCGCAAAAGTATGATCCAAACGCCAGTCGTGAAACGCTCGACCACAGCATCATGTACATTTTTGCGGTGGCGTTGCAGGATGGTACCTGGCACCATGAGCGCAGCTATGCTCCGGAGCGGGCACGGCGACCCGACACCGTACGGCTCTGGCGAAAGATTCGAACAGCCGAGGATCCGGAGTGGACGGCTCGCTACCATCATCCAGACCCCTCAAAGAAGGCATTTGGCGGTCGGGTAGCGATTACCTTTGAGGATGGAAGCCAGCTGGTTGATGAGATTGCCGTGGCCAATGCACATCCAAATGGAGCGCGGCCTTTCCGACGTCCGGACTACATCCGTAAGTTTGATACGCTCACTGAAGCGATCCTCGACCGCACTGAGCGCGACCGCTTTCTGGGGCTGGTGGAACGCTTGCCCGAACTGACGCCTGAGGAAGTGCTGAACCTTAACGTGGTGGTCCCCCGAGACTGGCTCACCCACGCGGAGCGCGACCGCCGGGGGATTTTCTGA